A window of Mucilaginibacter paludis DSM 18603 contains these coding sequences:
- a CDS encoding FUSC family membrane protein, with protein sequence MNRQTREIKSFFYSQYFSDGLRITFGVLLPSILMAQFNQLETGLTLSLGALCVSGADNPGPVIHKRNGMLICGLLMFIVAIATGFARLNVVSMGIEIVALAFFFSMFTVYGNRAASIGTACLLIMILMMEKALLPSEVLGYSATIWVGSIWYTLLSITFFSIRPYRAAQQAIGENMLDVSKFLRIKADFYKPDTDIEENYHKVVSQQIHVSHNQDAVRELLFKSRLVVKESTNASRILVLTFVDLVDLFEQIMATHYDYATIREKFGKTGILDDIAYVLSFIADELDNLGFAIQANSRYKHTVDVNPKLEKLKEKIDQLGTESIGVSNLVLKKILINLRNLNQSIVNISDYNNSKSAALLENRAEVEYSKFVSHQEYDLQVYIDNLAFSSSIFKHSLRVALVCLIGFLAAKTLTHGHHSYWILLTIIVILKPGFSLTKQRNYQRLIGTIGGGVIGILILTFIPDTTAQFVFLMIFMIAAYSFQRLNYIVSVIFMTPYVLILFKFLGVGHVVEERVIDTLIGSVIAFIASYIIFPTWEFELIKSTLNDVLKANISYLMKVAESLSGKNVNTTEYKLARKDVYVYSANLSAAFERMTSEPKRKQQHIKEVHKFVVLNHILASYIANIASTMISAGHAKVQPENLKLVKRSIILLYDSAKKISPAIQEPSKIVIPPVLPHAEKTEGNLEAHLLKEQLEFITKVSADIAKVTDAILE encoded by the coding sequence ATGAACCGGCAAACCCGAGAGATAAAGAGTTTTTTTTACAGCCAGTACTTTTCTGATGGCCTGCGCATCACATTCGGCGTTTTGCTTCCGTCAATTTTGATGGCGCAGTTTAACCAACTTGAAACAGGCTTAACTTTATCATTAGGCGCACTTTGCGTAAGTGGCGCCGATAACCCGGGCCCGGTTATCCACAAACGTAACGGAATGCTGATTTGCGGCCTTCTGATGTTCATCGTGGCTATCGCCACAGGCTTTGCCAGGCTCAACGTAGTGAGCATGGGTATTGAAATTGTAGCTCTGGCATTCTTTTTTTCTATGTTTACAGTTTATGGCAACCGGGCAGCCTCCATCGGCACCGCTTGTTTGCTTATTATGATCCTGATGATGGAAAAGGCGCTGCTCCCTTCGGAAGTATTGGGCTACAGCGCTACCATCTGGGTCGGCAGTATATGGTACACACTGCTCAGTATTACCTTTTTTAGTATCCGGCCATACAGGGCAGCCCAGCAAGCTATTGGCGAAAACATGCTTGATGTATCAAAATTTTTGAGAATTAAAGCCGATTTTTATAAACCGGATACCGATATCGAAGAGAATTACCATAAGGTAGTATCGCAGCAAATACATGTAAGCCATAACCAGGATGCCGTTAGGGAATTGCTATTTAAAAGCCGCCTGGTGGTAAAGGAATCAACAAATGCCAGCCGGATACTGGTGCTTACTTTTGTTGACCTGGTTGATTTGTTTGAACAAATAATGGCCACCCATTACGATTATGCAACCATTCGCGAAAAGTTTGGAAAAACGGGCATTTTGGACGATATAGCCTATGTTTTGTCGTTTATTGCTGATGAACTGGATAATTTGGGTTTTGCTATTCAGGCTAACTCGCGGTACAAGCATACCGTAGATGTGAATCCGAAACTGGAAAAGCTCAAGGAAAAGATTGACCAGTTGGGAACCGAAAGCATAGGCGTAAGTAACCTGGTGCTGAAAAAGATATTAATTAACCTGCGTAACCTCAATCAAAGCATTGTTAACATCTCTGATTATAATAATTCAAAGTCGGCCGCCCTGCTCGAGAATCGCGCCGAAGTTGAATACTCTAAATTTGTTAGCCACCAGGAGTACGATTTGCAGGTGTATATTGATAACCTGGCCTTTAGTTCTTCTATCTTTAAACATTCATTAAGGGTAGCGCTGGTGTGTTTAATTGGTTTTTTGGCAGCAAAAACACTCACCCACGGGCATCATAGTTATTGGATATTGCTCACCATTATCGTGATCTTAAAACCAGGTTTCAGTTTAACCAAGCAACGCAATTACCAACGACTAATAGGCACCATAGGGGGCGGGGTAATTGGAATATTGATATTAACCTTTATCCCTGATACCACCGCACAGTTTGTTTTTTTAATGATATTTATGATCGCTGCCTATAGCTTTCAGCGATTAAATTATATTGTCAGCGTTATTTTTATGACACCCTATGTACTGATACTGTTTAAGTTTTTAGGCGTGGGCCATGTGGTGGAGGAGCGCGTTATTGATACGCTGATAGGCTCTGTTATTGCTTTTATAGCCAGCTATATCATCTTTCCAACCTGGGAGTTTGAGCTGATTAAAAGCACGCTGAATGATGTATTAAAGGCCAACATCAGCTACCTGATGAAAGTAGCCGAATCGTTATCGGGCAAAAATGTAAATACTACGGAGTATAAACTGGCCCGTAAAGATGTATATGTATACTCGGCCAACCTATCTGCCGCGTTTGAGCGAATGACATCTGAGCCTAAACGGAAGCAACAGCATATTAAAGAAGTGCATAAATTTGTGGTGCTCAACCATATCCTGGCATCGTATATAGCCAATATAGCTTCTACGATGATTAGTGCAGGCCATGCTAAGGTACAACCTGAAAATTTAAAACTGGTGAAGCGTTCCATCATTCTACTATACGACTCAGCCAAAAAAATCAGTCCCGCAATTCAAGAACCTTCTAAAATAGTTATTCCGCCGGTGTTGCCGCATGCCGAGAAAACGGAAGGCAACCTGGAGGCACATTTATTGAAAGAGCAACTGGAGTTTATTACCAAGGTTAGCGCTGATATTGCCAAGGTAACCGATGCGATATTGGAATAG
- a CDS encoding Hsp70 family protein — translation MNKFLYGIDFGTTNSALAIYNEETKEIHSTIIIPSLIYFHHHFNPASDQNYVVGEDAITAYLSDGMKGRFIKSIKQILSRSTFTETRIHNRRYNASDLVAIILKELKDRADQLIGQDCRKAVIGRPVFFDDDNVQKDTLAQTRLNKAAQIAGFTEVRFQFEPIGAAFAYEKSLVKKENVLVADLGGGTTDFTYLVLDPEKVGSKDRKNDMMANGGIYIGGDSFDSAFMWEVGTPYFGKHTQYEATPGKVLTVPKSLFANICSWEQMNFFNGLRIQKDIEDYYYFSGNNPQFKNLITLIENNLGYSVFQSIESTKIELSNTDKTVFSYHKMDIDIDEEISINSYEQIIAKDVDRIANYLDDFMLQNNIAGQNIDSLFLTGGTSMVGSIQKLFKNKFPHVSLNSGDNFKSVATGLAYSGYLFAD, via the coding sequence ATGAATAAATTTTTATATGGAATTGATTTTGGAACCACCAACTCGGCTCTGGCTATCTACAACGAAGAAACAAAAGAAATACATAGCACTATCATCATTCCATCGCTTATTTATTTTCACCACCATTTTAACCCGGCAAGCGACCAAAATTATGTTGTAGGCGAGGATGCCATTACGGCCTATCTGAGTGATGGCATGAAGGGCCGGTTTATCAAATCCATTAAGCAAATTTTATCAAGAAGCACATTCACGGAAACTCGTATCCATAACAGAAGGTACAACGCATCTGACCTGGTGGCTATCATTTTAAAAGAGTTGAAAGATCGTGCAGATCAGTTGATCGGGCAAGACTGCCGGAAGGCGGTAATTGGCAGGCCGGTGTTTTTTGACGACGACAACGTGCAAAAAGATACGCTGGCGCAAACCAGGCTAAACAAGGCGGCACAAATTGCCGGATTTACAGAAGTGAGGTTTCAGTTTGAACCTATCGGCGCAGCGTTCGCCTATGAAAAAAGCCTGGTAAAAAAAGAGAATGTGTTGGTGGCGGATCTTGGCGGTGGCACCACAGATTTTACTTACCTGGTACTTGATCCGGAAAAAGTGGGCAGCAAAGACAGGAAAAACGACATGATGGCCAATGGAGGCATTTATATAGGTGGAGATAGTTTCGATTCTGCCTTTATGTGGGAAGTGGGCACGCCTTATTTTGGCAAGCATACCCAATATGAAGCCACGCCCGGCAAGGTATTAACCGTACCCAAATCGCTTTTCGCAAACATATGTTCCTGGGAACAAATGAATTTTTTTAATGGATTGCGTATTCAAAAAGATATTGAAGACTATTACTATTTTTCGGGTAACAATCCGCAATTTAAAAACCTGATCACCCTGATTGAAAACAACCTGGGTTATTCAGTTTTTCAATCGATTGAAAGTACCAAGATTGAGCTTTCAAATACAGACAAAACGGTATTTAGCTACCACAAAATGGATATCGATATTGACGAGGAAATATCCATCAATAGTTATGAACAGATTATCGCGAAAGATGTAGACCGGATTGCAAATTACCTGGATGATTTTATGTTGCAAAACAACATTGCCGGCCAAAATATCGATAGCCTTTTTTTAACCGGAGGCACGTCCATGGTTGGAAGTATCCAAAAGCTATTTAAAAACAAATTTCCGCATGTTAGCCTCAACTCAGGCGATAACTTTAAAAGTGTGGCTACAGGCTTAGCTTACAGCGGTTACCTGTTTGCAGATTAA
- a CDS encoding glycoside hydrolase family 3 N-terminal domain-containing protein has protein sequence MFSKRLLLGMLWMSVVLDVKAQKQDPAITQKVDLLLNRMTLEEKIGQLNQYSGKALTGPATAKSNDLQTEIRNGWVGSVLNVKGTKNTREVQSIAMQSRLKIPLLFSLDVIHGYYTTFPIPLAEAASWDMEAIKLSAHLAAREAAASGIHWTFAPMVDIARDPRWGRIMEGAGEDPYLGSCIAEARVRGFQGKVLGDTDAVMATAKHFAAYGAATAGRDYSGVEMSDHELWQTYLPPFRAAAKAGAATFMNSFNTLNGIPATGNSYLLRNILKGKWHYTGFVVSDWNSIGEMVTWGYANDVKDAALKAITAGCDIDMEGGAYRKNLISLVKEGKVPVALINEAVKRILYQKYQLGLFDDPYKFCDEKRESLVLNDKKSRLAARSVAEKSIVLLKNDGAILPLNTNLKTIAVIGPLAKAKRDMAAAWNVNQDTTAVVSLYDGISLAIRGRQTVLYAKGGSVMHSSQQDIAEAVSIASQADIVVMALGESFDMSGESKSRADIALPGNQEDLFEAVAATGKPVIVTIMGGRPLIFNRIANKAQSILYTWWLGSEAGNAIADVIFGKYNPSGKLPVSFPRSMGQIPIFYSQTNTGRPYNNEPEKLYLSSYIDEQNSPRYAFGYGLSYTTFGYSELKLDKNIIFANDSVTISFSLTNTGRYAGEEVAQLYLRDEVASVVRPLKELKKFIKVQLQPGESRIVHFVLGNDDLSFYDAKLNWIVEPGVFRIMIGSASDDIRASTAFTLKK, from the coding sequence ATGTTTTCAAAAAGGCTTTTATTGGGTATGCTTTGGATGTCTGTTGTTTTAGATGTAAAAGCGCAAAAACAAGATCCCGCAATTACTCAAAAAGTTGATCTGTTACTCAACCGAATGACATTGGAAGAAAAAATTGGTCAGCTCAACCAGTATTCTGGCAAGGCCTTAACAGGGCCGGCTACTGCTAAAAGTAACGATTTGCAAACCGAAATCAGAAACGGCTGGGTGGGCTCTGTACTCAATGTGAAGGGAACAAAAAACACCCGCGAGGTTCAGTCCATTGCAATGCAGAGCCGATTAAAAATCCCCTTGCTGTTTTCTTTGGATGTTATTCACGGCTATTACACTACATTTCCTATACCATTGGCCGAAGCAGCCTCCTGGGATATGGAAGCCATCAAACTATCTGCACATCTCGCAGCACGTGAAGCCGCCGCCTCTGGCATCCACTGGACCTTCGCTCCAATGGTAGATATCGCCCGCGATCCGCGATGGGGACGCATTATGGAAGGGGCAGGAGAGGATCCGTATTTGGGGAGCTGTATTGCAGAAGCCCGCGTCAGGGGGTTCCAGGGCAAAGTTTTGGGCGATACAGATGCCGTAATGGCTACTGCAAAACATTTTGCAGCTTATGGTGCAGCTACGGCAGGTCGCGATTATAGCGGGGTAGAGATGAGTGATCATGAATTATGGCAAACTTATTTGCCACCGTTTAGGGCAGCGGCAAAGGCAGGCGCGGCTACTTTCATGAACTCGTTTAACACCTTGAACGGTATCCCGGCAACTGGTAATTCCTATTTATTGAGAAATATTTTGAAGGGGAAATGGCATTACACTGGCTTTGTGGTAAGCGACTGGAACTCGATAGGCGAAATGGTAACATGGGGATATGCCAACGATGTGAAAGACGCGGCACTGAAGGCTATTACCGCTGGATGCGATATAGATATGGAGGGGGGGGCTTATCGTAAAAACTTGATTTCGCTGGTAAAAGAGGGTAAGGTACCCGTAGCCTTAATTAACGAAGCCGTAAAACGCATACTTTACCAAAAATATCAGCTGGGCCTGTTTGATGATCCGTACAAATTTTGCGACGAAAAACGGGAGAGCCTTGTTTTGAATGATAAAAAAAGCCGCCTGGCAGCAAGATCTGTTGCAGAAAAATCAATTGTGCTACTGAAGAATGATGGAGCAATATTGCCGCTGAATACCAACCTGAAAACTATAGCGGTTATAGGTCCCTTAGCTAAGGCAAAAAGGGATATGGCAGCGGCCTGGAACGTTAACCAGGACACAACTGCCGTGGTGAGTTTATACGATGGCATCAGTTTGGCAATACGTGGCCGCCAAACAGTATTGTACGCTAAAGGTGGAAGCGTGATGCATAGTAGCCAGCAAGACATTGCAGAAGCGGTTTCAATAGCATCTCAAGCAGATATTGTGGTTATGGCCCTTGGCGAGAGTTTTGATATGAGCGGCGAATCCAAATCTCGCGCGGATATTGCATTGCCCGGAAACCAGGAGGATTTGTTTGAAGCCGTAGCGGCGACTGGAAAACCAGTGATTGTTACTATAATGGGAGGGCGGCCGTTGATATTTAACCGTATAGCCAATAAAGCGCAATCTATTTTATATACCTGGTGGCTGGGCAGCGAAGCTGGAAATGCTATAGCCGACGTTATTTTCGGCAAATACAATCCATCCGGAAAGTTGCCGGTGAGTTTTCCGCGCTCCATGGGGCAGATACCGATATTTTATAGCCAAACCAACACAGGTCGCCCTTATAACAATGAGCCCGAAAAACTATACTTGTCATCCTACATCGACGAACAAAATTCGCCGCGCTACGCATTTGGCTACGGCTTAAGTTACACTACCTTTGGTTACAGTGAATTAAAGTTGGATAAAAATATAATTTTTGCCAATGATTCTGTTACGATATCCTTCAGCCTTACTAATACCGGTAGATATGCAGGCGAAGAAGTTGCACAACTATACCTGCGCGATGAGGTGGCATCTGTTGTTCGCCCCCTAAAGGAGTTAAAGAAATTTATTAAGGTGCAGTTGCAGCCTGGAGAGAGCCGCATAGTACACTTCGTACTTGGCAACGATGATCTATCCTTTTATGATGCCAAACTCAATTGGATTGTTGAACCCGGCGTATTCCGGATCATGATTGGATCGGCATCGGACGATATCAGGGCAAGCACCGCTTTTACGTTAAAAAAATAG
- a CDS encoding agarase codes for MMLRKQFILLFMLFCASTFAQTPAEYTLKVSAKISNQGSGQKPGFREWKDYPTRTLATLKNYQPTKDMQLDNYGGTTTIRADATGFFHVVKVNGRWWSVDPEGNLFIDKGMNDINIGVSDNNKAAFAIQFSDPSNWALKTTQMLRQLGFNGAGAWSSYNLLKKLDNKVKPLAYTVMLDFMGSYGKNKGAYQQSGHLGYPDNAIFVFDPGFEKYCDRYARQIRDNKNDKNLYGYFSDNELPFYKKSLDNYLSKKDKTDAGYIAAQRWLQDHQYEQTAITDQMRNEFLGFVVDRYLSIVSKAIKKYDPNHMYIGCRFNGYEKTVKQVIEAAGKYLDLISINYYDHWTPDAGDMRNWTAWSGKPFIITEWYVKGEDSGMGNYSGAGWVVKTQQDRGMFYQNFTLGLLESGNCVGWHWFKYQDNDPANKNVDPSNTDANKGILNSQYQLYTGLTEKMEELNQQVYNLIGFFETRKKNAERPVNK; via the coding sequence ATGATGCTTCGTAAACAGTTCATCCTATTGTTCATGTTATTTTGCGCTTCAACTTTTGCGCAAACTCCAGCTGAGTATACCTTAAAAGTTAGTGCTAAAATTTCAAACCAGGGTAGCGGGCAGAAACCCGGTTTTCGCGAATGGAAAGATTATCCTACACGTACGTTGGCTACCTTAAAGAATTACCAGCCAACCAAAGATATGCAGCTGGATAATTATGGCGGAACAACCACCATTAGGGCAGATGCAACCGGCTTTTTCCATGTTGTCAAGGTAAATGGCAGATGGTGGTCTGTTGATCCCGAAGGAAATTTGTTTATTGATAAAGGAATGAACGATATCAACATCGGCGTTTCTGACAACAATAAGGCTGCTTTTGCCATCCAATTTAGCGATCCATCAAACTGGGCGCTTAAAACTACCCAAATGCTGCGCCAATTGGGTTTTAACGGAGCAGGGGCATGGTCATCTTACAACTTATTAAAAAAACTGGATAATAAGGTAAAACCACTGGCTTATACGGTTATGCTCGATTTTATGGGCAGTTATGGCAAAAACAAAGGTGCTTATCAGCAATCGGGCCATTTGGGTTATCCTGATAACGCCATATTTGTTTTCGATCCCGGTTTTGAAAAATACTGCGATCGGTACGCCCGGCAGATCAGGGATAACAAAAATGATAAAAATTTGTATGGTTATTTCTCGGATAATGAACTCCCGTTCTATAAAAAATCGCTTGATAATTATTTGTCGAAAAAAGACAAAACAGACGCCGGATATATCGCCGCTCAAAGATGGCTTCAGGATCATCAATACGAACAAACGGCCATAACCGACCAAATGCGCAACGAGTTTTTAGGTTTCGTTGTAGATCGTTATTTAAGCATCGTTTCAAAAGCTATCAAGAAGTACGACCCAAATCACATGTATATAGGCTGCCGTTTTAACGGGTACGAAAAAACAGTTAAACAGGTAATTGAGGCCGCGGGCAAATACCTTGATCTCATATCGATTAATTACTACGATCACTGGACACCCGATGCGGGTGATATGCGGAACTGGACAGCTTGGTCGGGCAAACCTTTCATTATAACTGAATGGTATGTAAAGGGCGAAGACTCGGGTATGGGCAACTATTCGGGTGCTGGCTGGGTGGTTAAAACGCAGCAGGACCGTGGCATGTTCTACCAGAACTTTACACTTGGGCTACTTGAATCGGGCAATTGCGTGGGCTGGCATTGGTTTAAATACCAGGATAACGATCCTGCTAATAAAAACGTAGACCCATCCAATACAGATGCCAACAAGGGTATCCTGAACAGCCAGTACCAGCTATATACCGGATTAACCGAGAAAATGGAAGAGCTTAATCAGCAAGTTTACAACTTGATCGGCTTTTTTGAAACCAGGAAAAAAAACGCTGAAAGGCCTGTAAATAAGTAA
- a CDS encoding RagB/SusD family nutrient uptake outer membrane protein: protein MKKYITLLFLLLVMGASCKKDYIALEDPTKISTADLYSDANGLGLAVTAAYGTLQDIYGKGTSGTGMYLFTDVPSDNSNALVSGAGLGDFDLFTVAPENVNLSTQWQNFYKCIARCNAIIGRAPGIDMTATLRDRYIAEAKFLRALSYFNAVRIWGGVPLVTKEIQSIDESLSYKRETVANVYAQIEKDLTDAETVLPTSYATADLGRATNGAAKAILGKVYLTEGKYGQCKTKLAELLPRGTNAWGYDLLPLYSDIFSTSNELNKETIFAVRYTKGGFGTGSPFFNWFVPNQSGSTIATVGGGSGFNTIMPDLYDAFPATDPRRGFSIASYVSSGVTYYYTKKYTDVPANAMDSNNDWIVIRYADVMLMYAEAENELNGPAGAISYVNDVRRRAYGNTTNDLTATQTSSQGNMKLAIETERRLELNMEGHRWFDLLRTGRAIDVMNASFTKYQTKNGTVVIQISAPHNLLFPIPLREIQINPNLTPNP from the coding sequence ATGAAGAAATATATAACACTGCTGTTTCTCCTTTTAGTAATGGGGGCATCATGCAAAAAAGACTATATCGCGTTAGAGGATCCCACTAAAATATCGACGGCCGACTTGTACTCGGATGCCAATGGACTTGGTCTGGCCGTAACGGCAGCGTATGGAACGCTGCAAGATATTTACGGTAAAGGGACAAGCGGCACAGGCATGTACTTGTTTACCGACGTACCTTCGGATAACAGTAATGCCCTGGTATCGGGAGCCGGTTTGGGCGACTTTGACTTGTTTACAGTAGCGCCAGAAAATGTAAACCTTTCAACGCAATGGCAAAATTTTTATAAATGTATTGCACGTTGCAATGCCATTATTGGCCGGGCGCCCGGAATTGACATGACAGCCACCCTAAGAGACCGCTACATAGCCGAGGCTAAATTTTTAAGGGCGCTTAGTTATTTTAATGCCGTAAGAATTTGGGGCGGCGTACCGCTGGTAACTAAAGAAATTCAATCTATCGACGAGTCGTTAAGTTACAAACGGGAAACCGTGGCTAATGTATACGCACAAATAGAGAAAGACCTTACCGATGCCGAAACTGTGTTACCTACCAGTTATGCTACAGCCGATTTGGGCCGCGCAACCAATGGTGCCGCTAAGGCCATTTTGGGCAAAGTGTATCTTACAGAGGGTAAATACGGCCAATGTAAAACCAAATTGGCCGAGCTTTTGCCAAGGGGAACCAATGCCTGGGGGTATGACCTGCTACCGCTTTACAGCGACATTTTTTCTACCAGTAACGAATTGAATAAGGAGACTATTTTTGCCGTAAGGTACACCAAAGGCGGCTTTGGTACCGGAAGCCCGTTTTTTAACTGGTTTGTGCCGAACCAAAGCGGTTCTACTATTGCTACAGTTGGTGGGGGATCGGGGTTTAATACCATTATGCCTGATCTGTACGATGCTTTTCCTGCCACCGATCCACGGCGCGGATTTTCTATAGCGTCCTACGTAAGCAGCGGCGTAACCTATTATTATACCAAAAAATACACCGACGTACCCGCAAACGCCATGGACAGCAATAACGATTGGATCGTGATTCGCTACGCCGATGTCATGCTGATGTATGCCGAGGCAGAAAATGAACTTAACGGCCCCGCAGGTGCAATTAGTTATGTCAATGATGTTCGCCGCCGTGCTTATGGTAATACCACTAATGATTTAACGGCAACTCAAACATCATCGCAAGGCAATATGAAACTCGCTATTGAAACCGAGCGCAGGCTTGAACTTAATATGGAAGGGCACCGCTGGTTTGACTTGTTGAGAACAGGGCGCGCAATTGATGTGATGAACGCGTCTTTTACCAAATATCAAACTAAGAATGGTACGGTAGTGATACAGATATCAGCTCCTCATAACTTATTATTTCCTATTCCGCTTCGCGAAATACAGATCAATCCAAATCTTACACCTAATCCTTAA